A genomic stretch from Fusarium musae strain F31 chromosome 9, whole genome shotgun sequence includes:
- a CDS encoding hypothetical protein (EggNog:ENOG41~BUSCO:EOG09261IEV), translating into MADVMIQTPPVLQGPSEKERKYDRQLRLWAASGQAALESANILLVNSGAGTVGVETLKNLVLPGIGRFTIADQNIVTHQDLGVNFFVDDSWLGKSRAEACTNFLLELNPEVQGEWYPKTQDESFHLDHFLSSSPTFTMILYALPLPQDLVQLIQDYSLQYKIPTIAVHSVGYYSYFKTTIPGTFPIVDTHPDETATTDLRLLAPWPELLEFSQSMTENIDNLDSHEHGHLPMVVILLHHLEQWKQAHGGAYPTSYVDKTTFRKTVSEAMRTDNPEGGEENFEEAVAAVMKHVVKPSLPSSLRQVFDYVHQDPEEITSGFWVITEAVKRFYDQHGRLPVPGGLPDMKAQSNVYIKLQNIYKERARQDVSQVLGIARSLPGGQDVDPEQVELFCKNASFIKLINAPGDKATSLDKLVEQELANDEISAFAGPEMPLSLVPLYLALLATSNAKTASADEIMGFIGKAAPKATGNERYKKTAQEVERAAGGELHNISALTGGMVAQEMIKIITKQYVPIDNTCIFDGIDSRCQVLRL; encoded by the exons ATGGCCGATGTCATGATCCAGACTCCCCCAGTACTTCAAGGCCCATCAGAGAAGGAGCGGAAATATGACCGCCAACTCCGACTTTGGGCTGCCTCGGGTCAGGCTGCTCTCGAGTCGGCCAATATTCTCCTCGTCAACTCCGGTGCTGGTACCGTCGGCGTTGAGACTCTCAAGAATCTTGTCCTGCCTGGTATTGGTCGGTTCACCATTGCCGACCAGAATATCGTaactcatcaagatctgggtGTTAATTTCTTCGTGGATGATAGCTGGCTGGGCAAGTCCAGAGCTGAAGCTTGCACCAACTTTCTCTTGGAACTTAATCCTGAAGTACAGGGTGAATGGTATCCTAAAACCCAG GATGAATCTTTCCACCTAGATCACTTTCTCAGTAGCTCGCCTACATTCACCATGATCCTATATGCACTTCCTTTGCCTCAAGATCTGGTTCAGCTAATTCAGGACTATTCTCTCCAATATAAAATTCCTACAATTGCAGTTCATTCTGTGGGATACTACTCCTACTTCAAGACCACAATACCCGGCACATTTCCTATCGTTGACACCCATCCCGACGAGACCGCCACGACAGATCTGCGGCTTCTAGCCCCTTGGCCCGAACTCCTTGAGTTTTCCCAGAGCATGACTGAAAACATTGACAACCTCGACAGTCATGAGCATGGTCACTTGCCTATGGTCGTCattctccttcatcatctaGAACAGTGGAAACAAGCTCACGGCGGCGCTTACCCTACCAGCTACGTCGACAAGACCACATTCCGCAAAACTGTCTCGGAAGCCATGAGGACAGACAACCCTGAAGGAGGCGAAGAGAATTTTGAAGAGGCTGTAGCTGCTGTGATGAAACATGTCGTAAAGCCCTCCCTTCCCAGTTCTCTTCGACAAGTCTTTGACTATGTGCACCAAGATCCT GAGGAGATTACATCAGGCTTCTGGGTCATCACAGAGGCTGTGAAACGATTCTATGACCAACATGGCCGCTTACCTGTCCCTGGGGGACTGCCTGACATGAAGGCCCAATCCAACGTGTACATCAAATTACAGAATATTTACAAAGAACGGGCTCGCCAGGATGTTAGTCAAGTTCTGGGAATCGCTCGAAGTCTTCCTGGCGGTCAGGACGTGGATCCCGAGCAGGTTGAACTCTTCTGCAAGAATGCTTCTTTTATCAAGCTCATTAATGCCCCTGGAGACAAGGCTACCAGTCTCGATAAGCTTGTCG AACAAGAGCTAGCAAACGACGAGATATCAGCCTTTGCTGGGCCCGAGATGCCTCTATCCCTGGTCCCACTGTATCTCGCCCTGTTGGCAACATCAAATGCCAAGACTGCTTCTGCAGATGAGATTATGGGTTTCATTGGCAAGGCTGCACCAAAAGCCACGGGGAACGAACGATACAAGAAGACTGCCCAAGAGGTTGAGCGCGCGGCCGGTGGCGAGCTTCACAACATATCAGCCCTTACTGGCGGCATGGTCGCTCAAgagatgatcaagatcaTTACCAAGCAATATGTGCCCATCGACAACACTTGTATCTTCGACGGTATCGACAGTCGTTGTCAGGTACTCCGCCTGTAA
- a CDS encoding hypothetical protein (EggNog:ENOG41~BUSCO:EOG09260W8D) has product MPQSVENAAPPTEPLQALPAAASAMKLTKSRHSTPVLESLPLSRSETNLAYRRSNPSAASLYASTLSPPGSRSISPAGRGSPSRVLSHTVFDARPSRPLPETGGDGSEPLNLILRAFVPHVSIYSSHDTDTLMDEKGFRNGLWELLRPFGEDVPGKVAIRDSNGMSKAAEGFSIRFTRFGDNIEHPDPTVSGFRNPASSPGQNGSQASTSRDKQFLMDAEAVVNSHLSYAEESFAALPQHGLFAGPDKGSEEISPYYALYLRRLLSGLPISPHETFSHPVACVVAISSRNPNPLEELKKLYTETKEGNRKLPPWVDSEFIRYYVLVHDEEKDDITRSMGLFEQMKRNMGPHCHLLRLRSSQCAETDDDSIPLPRSDWMSAQEELEDIRRSEDDEDFEDPTRYIFESDATAIRTFVREMVTMSVIPTMERNVSLWNDQVASRRRGLTGRFMNLSRKWAFTGSSRNSTGTSNARDNYNAAGFYGSEAPEAIMRKLADYAFMLRDWKLAHSTYDLLRSDFSDSKAWKHHAAANEMAALSLLLLPQQMSSKNRAETIDQMLEAAFYSYNTRCSAPYGALRSLLLGLELLRLRGGTNIDDAGRWGVRLLESKISGSVGDALIKERLAICYSSKEGVGSWHWGSRRRKSATWSVLSADAWLQQSKHIQARRCLDEAQRMYSTLPHKEGITMFEAAGDFMASLQHSLAESPDASDNDCEGDDNDDIDEESEALNDMKPRRPSTAAVDMYRDTTKEEGSSMDPGT; this is encoded by the coding sequence ATGCCACAATCTGTTGAGAATGCAGCTCCGCCGACGGAACCGCTCCAGGCGTTGCCCGCAGCCGCGTCTGCTATGAAGCTCACAAAGTCGCGACACTCCACACCTGTATTAGAGTCACTACCATTATCGCGATCGGAAACCAACCTGGCCTATCGCCGCTCCAACCCGTCGGCTGCATCCTTGTATGCCTCGACTCTCTCTCCACCTGGATCACGCTCAATATCCCCAGCTGGCCGAGGGTCACCCTCTCGAGTTCTTTCCCATACCGTCTTCGATGCCCGACCAAGCCGCCCACTACCTGAGACTGGGGGCGATGGATCCGAACCTTTGAATCTCATCCTCCGAGCATTCGTACCTCATGTCTCCATCTACTCCTCCCATGATACAGATACTTTGATGGACGAGAAGGGCTTTCGAAATGGTCTCTGGGAATTACTTCGGCCCTTTGGTGAAGATGTGCCAGGCAAAGTTGCGATCAGGGATAGCAACGGGATGAGCAAAGCCGCAGAAGGCTTCTCTATCAGGTTTACGAGATTCGGCGACAATATTGAACACCCCGATCCCACAGTTTCGGGCTTCAGGAATCCTGCATCCTCGCCAGGTCAGAATGGCAGCCAAGCGAGCACATCCAGGGACAAGCAGTTTCTTATGGACGCGGAAGCCGTAGTCAACAGCCATTTGTCCTATGCAGAGGAGTCGTTCGCAGCGCTGCCCCAGCATGGCTTGTTCGCGGGCCCAGACAAGGGCTCAGAAGAGATATCACCATATTACGCTCTTTATTTGCGAAGGTTGCTATCTGGCCTTCCTATTTCACCCCATGAAACCTTCTCACATCCTGTGGCATGTGTCGTTGCCATTAGCTCACGGAATCCGAATCCCCTTGAAGAGCTAAAGAAACTCTATACAGAGACAAAGGAAGGAAACCGAAAACTTCCGCCTTGGGTAGACAGTGAATTTATTCGATACTACGTGCTAGTCCacgatgaagagaaggacgACATAACAAGATCTATGGGGCTGTTTGAACAGATGAAACGAAATATGGGACCCcattgccatcttcttcgattGAGAAGCAGCCAGTGTGCCGAGACAGACGACGACAGTATACCGCTTCCTCGCAGCGACTGGATGTCAGCGCAAGAGGAACTGGAAGATATCCGAAGGAgtgaagacgacgaggactttgaggACCCAACACGCTACATATTTGAATCTGATGCTACTGCCATCCGTACGTTTGTGCGTGAGATGGTGACGATGTCTGTCATCCCTACCATGGAACGAAATGTGTCATTGTGGAATGACCAAGTTGCTTCTCGCCGAAGAGGCCTCACGGGTCGTTTTATGAATTTATCCAGGAAGTGGGCGTTCACCGGCAGCTCCAGAAATTCGACAGGCACAAGCAACGCAAGAGACAACTACAATGCCGCTGGGTTTTATGGATCAGAAGCTCCTGAGGCTATTATGCGGAAATTGGCAGACTACGCATTTATGTTGCGAGATTGGAAACTAGCGCATTCAACGTATGATCTTCTGAGATCCGATTTCAGCGATTCCAAGGCCTGGAAACATCACGCCGCTGCCAATGAGATGGCTGCACTAAGTCTTTTGCTACTTCCACAACAGATGTCATCGAAGAATCGCGCCGAGACGATAGATCAAATGTTGGAGGCTGCGTTCTACTCCTACAACACCCGATGCAGTGCCCCCTACGGAGCGTTGCGAAGCTTGCTCCTGGGTTTGGAGCTACTGCGTTTACGGGGCGGGACCAATATTGATGATGCAGGCCGCTGGGGCGTGAGGCTTCTTGAGTCTAAGATCTCTGGCAGCGTGGGTGATGCATTAATAAAGGAACGACTCGCTATTTGCTATAGTTCGAAGGAGGGGGTTGGCAGTTGGCACTGGGGCTCGCGCCGTCGAAAATCAGCAACTTGGAGCGTGCTCAGTGCAGATGCCTGGCTTCAGCAGTCCAAGCACATCCAGGCGAGGCGATGTCTTGACGAGGCCCAGAGGATGTACTCGACTTTGCCCCATAAGGAGGGGATCACCATGTTTGAGGCAGCAGGTGACTTCATGGCATCACTGCAGCACAGTCTTGCAGAATCGCCAGACGCGTCAGACAACGACTGCGAGGGGGATGACAATGACGATATTGACGAGGAGAGTGAGGCCCTCAATGACATGAAGCCGAGGAGACCAAGTACAGCAGCGGTGGACATGTATCGGGATACAACGAAGGAGGAAGGTAGTAGCATGGATCCTGGCACATAG